From the Solea solea chromosome 7, fSolSol10.1, whole genome shotgun sequence genome, the window GAGATGTTGAAGGTAGATTTCTTTGTCGTCGATTGGCATGCAGCCAAGAAatgtgtacagttctttcagcTGTGGATTGTCAGTGAGAAAGGAAAAGGAGGCTGTGTGAGACCATTTTTCTATGTCTGCAGTGGGAATGTCTTTTGCAAGTACATAGTTTGTCCCATAGGTTGCAATGCTGATGTATCTCCCACTAACTGATTTAAAGCACGGGAGTAGCTTTAGGGTCTGTACATCTTGTTGCGTGAGATTAGCTAGGTTGCAGTTGAAATACAACAGAAGAGCCTCGAAGTCCTTGTCAGTCAGGTTTGATGCTTTGAATGCAGATGTTTGAATCATGTACTCTACAGCTTTCAGAATACTTGATGGACTTTCAATGTTTGCCGTATGCTGCGCCAGAAAGGATATGATGGGATTCTCTTTGGCACAGATCTTGGGCACTGCAAGCTGAATGCACCCTGCTTTCATTAGGGTGTGAAAAACTTTGTCATTTTGGCCCTGTGGAAAAAGAGCTATGCTTATCAAACTCAGAGGTAAAAGCACATCATGCTCAGGGACAACTATTCTTTCTCTTGCCATGAACTTGATTCCAGGTAGCAAAGCCCAGTCTTTCAGAATGTCAAGCATTGTGTCAAAAGTTGGCTTTATATCCACTTGATCATCCTTAACTGCAATATTCTCACTGATGAAGTTCCACACATTCTTCAGCCAAGATTCACTTGCAAAAGTGTCTCTCCACTTCACGGGGACCCTTGTTCGATACTCTCTTGGAAGAACAGAACCCAGTAGGTCACCAAAGCTGCTGATATCGAATACCTTCGCAGCTCCAACCTTCAACAGGATGGTGTTATACCTGATGTAGAGGGAATTCATGAACAATTCTTTCCTTGCTGAGATTAGCTCATGATACGATGTCAGGAACTTTGGTCTCTTGGTATCAAATACCTGAAGCATGTTGTCCATTGTTAACAACAGAGGCAAACCCTCAATCTTGATTTCATCTGCTTCTATGTCTTTGAAGCAGTAGTCAAACAGAAGCTTCAGGTTATGAACTAGCCTGTAGTTCGACTGTTGGAGACGGCAAGGGAGTTTTCCGACATGGCAAGATGTGTCTGGTGATGAGAAAGTGTAAAGAAAGCTTCGAACATCCTCTGGTGTTACATAACTGACTGGTATCCCTGCATCCTCCAAACACGAGTAGAGATTTACAGTCTCATCGCAGCTGTGGACCAGATTGAAACCAATATCCAGGAGCAAGGTTTTCAGCCTGTAAACATTCTCTGCCACAGATTTCCTTGAAGTGATGTTGTACTCTGTGTTTTTTAAGTGATGTAGCTCATCTTGTAGCAGATTGTCAAAAAATGCTCTGCCTTTGTTTGCAATGGATGTGTTAACCCATGAAATATAGATGGCAGAGTGCATGTCAGAGTTGTCAGTTTGGGCTGCTCTAACAACAGGAAGCAGACGCTTCAGGTCAGCATGGATGCAATGGTAAACTGCTTTAACAAGGCAGTACCAATCTGGTTGTATGTCAAATCTGTTTGAcggaaaaaagaagagatatTTCCGCAATGTGTCTTTAGCAACATGAAGTGGAGTCCCTTGGAGTACAGTCAATGTGGGATCAGGACCAGGGAAGTACCGACGCTTAAGCTGAAGCAGCAGTTCCACACATGCCGGGGCTATCAGTGACGTCATTAAATTATAATTCCAGTCACTTCTTACACCTACTCCATTGTCATCTCTCCATAGGTTTCTTCGAGCAGAATCTAGAGCAAAATGTCCATTTACATGAAAAGGTAAGCCCGTCTCTAGTGAAAGGGGCAGAAAGCAGAAGGCTCTGTGGGGTTTTTTGTAGTTGTGGCTTACACAGGCAGCTACCCCTCCACGTGGAAACAGAGTTATGTCTTCATTTTTATGAGCTGAGATGACActttttgaaacattttcaatGTTAGGGAAGCCAGATCGGTTACAGATCATCCATGTAGTCAAGTTTCCCTCAGTATCCTCTATGTCCATTGTGTAGGTTATCTGTTGGACTGGGATAGCAGTGAGTTGTTTCTTTTTGGTCACACTATCAATAACTGAGGCATGAAACTGTTTACGCTTTAGCCGATCACCATCTGTTATTTTGGCAGTCACGGAATATAGCACTTTGAGATCTCCAGATGCATTATCAATTTCACAGATTGATATTTTTTCCATGTGGTTCAGGAACATCAGAAGCTCTGCACCATCAGTTTTTAGCTTGTCCAGAAGGTTTTGCACCATTCTGTCTGATGCAGGGACTGAACTGATTTCTGAGGTCCTTGACATGTCTACAGAGCGGATTGGGAATCTGAACATAGTGCTGCGTTCTAACTTAAAGTGAGCACCTAAGTACAGATTTAAAACATCTGAAAACTGGGATCTGAAGTCACAGTCCAAGTCTCTGAACATTCTTCCTGGACTCACTGATGTAGCCCCAGGTGCAAATTGTGCATGAGGATCAAAAATGCACAAGATGTCATTGTTTGAAATGAAGGATGGGCAGTCAGTAATGTGATAGACGGAGTTAAATCCAATACCATACTGACCAGTTTTGCCTGGATTGGCCTCTTTTGTTCCTCTTCCAAGATTTTGTATACCTCTGACATCGTCCTCTGTGAAAGGCTGGTTGTTGTATACACACAGTGCAGGGCCTTGCATTGGGATCCATTTATCATCAAATATTCGGTCAGTAGGGTGTGTCCTTGGATCGAAAACAAAGTAGATTTCAGTGGCTTTGGCATCATCTGCATTTTGAAGCAACTCTTTTAGCATTTCTTTTTCTGATGGGTAAGCATTGAGAATGCTTTTAATTCTGcttgtgagtttttctttctgtccaaACTCACTCCCAAGTGTAGTGAAGCAGACATTTGAGGCATATCTCTCCAAGGCTTTGTGACGTTTTGGGACTGCTCCTAGTTTTACAGCGACCTCTCTTGGAATATCCCCGTGACAGTATTTCACAGAGGAGTCTCTGACTTTGATCCACGGGCAGTCATTGAAGCATAGAGATTTTGATTGCTGCAATGTCAGATTTGAGTCAGGTAACATGATCCCACCATAATTTGCTCGACAGTATTCCTGGTTTTTGTCTCGTATCAAGCTCCATATCCCTTCACTAATAATCCTGCGACACAACTGGAAGTTATCCTCTGTGAGTGTCCTTCGCCCACATTCTTGCTTCACAGTTTCAAGAACTGCCGAGAAGTCCTCAACTGTAAAGCTCGGCTGTACcccaacattttcaaaaagctcACGGCAgctgtttctgtatttgttagGGAGCTGATAGAGATGTGGGGATGCATCAAAATTCAGGTGGAATGCAACTTTGGATGGATTGACATATGTGTTCTCTACCAGGATAGAGTTGAAAGCTTTCAGTTCATTGGTTATTTGTACTTTTGCATTCTCATCCTGTAGCATTTCTTCATGGAGATATTTGTAACAAGCATTTGTTATGTTTTCCTGATACAATGTGACGCCATCAAATGACTGAGATAGTTTCTTGAGCTGAGAGATGACCAGTAATACTGAGGGCTTTCTTATGAGACCAAGAGAGTCTTTTACAGCCAATGACATTGCACCACATCCCTTGAAAGAGGGAGAATTCTCATTTAGGATTGGCTTCATGAGACACACAGTGTCCTGATGTTCAGTTGTAAACAGTTCTCTAGCAGAGAACATTGTTGATTGGGAAAAACTGTTCCCATGCCACGGTAGGGAAAAGCCAGCAGGTCTTGTTAGAAATGGAAGGAACTTAATGTCCTGTATTTTTTCTAACAGCTCTGGTGCTGCTGTATCTCTCATCTTTAGTTTCTCATCTATGAGACTGAGAAGTATACTGCTACGAAAGCATGCAGCCATATGGTCACTTTGATTGAGATCAATAACAGACTGGGCACGTTCAAGCAGGTCCTCCCATGATAGATCATCTTTTACCATGCCTAACTGCACTAGTTTCACCAAACACACAGGATTTAGGTAGTCTTTAGAAGTCCCTTCAGGAAATCTCCCATCATCAGGGCTGTAGAGTTTAGCAACTCTTCCCTCAGGGTGAATGAGTCTGCAAGGCAATACCAGTTCTTCCTTAGGACCAGAGCATGGGATACAAGGAGTAACACTGAGGATTGATGCAAAGTCTTCCAGCTTCTCATTCAAGACATAATGCATCAGAGGATCTCTTAGCTCCTTGTCAATTCCTTGGATGTTAGGGAAAAAGACATCTGAAAaaaactgtgtctctgtcagggTGTTTTCCATCAACTTCCCTTTACACCCAGCATCATCAAATCCATCCTTCACCCAGTCAGGCAACTCGACAGCGCAAAGGTTTTGTGAGCCAGTCTTCTTAAGGTATTTCAGGAATATCTTGAAAGCAGCAGGACCGATGTCTGCCCTACAGAGTAAGGTGTCGTCAAGAAATCGAACGTATTTGATTGACACCCATGTTTTTCCATCTGAGAAAAGCTTTGCTTGCTGACTGTCACCTCCTTTGGCTATTTCTTGGTAGACACCTTGACTGATCAATGTGAAGTCATCATGCACCTGACTTGGATCTGGCCAAGCTGCATAATAGCTGTAGTCGAGCAGTTCTCCACTTTCAGCCATTGAACGTAGCATTGTGAGTGCTGCCAAATAGGCCTGCACAATCACATGTCTCATGAACACAGAATTCCACTGTCCTTTGGTGTCAGTCTTCCAAATCTCTTTGCGATTGGAGGTCACAGCAAAGCAGCCATTAATATGGACTGGCAGGCCTGTTTTGATTCTGAGAGGCAAGTAACAAAACACTTCTCCAATTGGTGTGACATTTGTCTTTACTGACCATTTGCGATTCTCTTCCTCTGAGAGCAGAACGGCCACTCCTCCACATGGCACTAGTCCAAGTCTTTTCCCACTGTCACTGAGGGAGAACTTGAGTGCTTCAGTGATATCCATGCATGAGCAGATGAGCCAGTTGGTGACCTCAACTGCCTTTTGGGGCATTTCGTCTGTGAGTCTTCTCGTTTGAACTCCTTTAGCGGCCATCTCAAAGTACTGGTTAGGATCTTCCTCTGGACTTCTGAACAGTGGGGAGTGGAGATCAACGATGCGTTTGAACACGTTGTGATACTCCTCCACAACAACGCGTATGATGCAGCCAGACTTTGGAACATCAGCAGGCACCTTGTTGGTGCTTGCTACTTTCTTCATAACCTTTGCAGCAGATTTTAGTATACTGAGAGGTCCGTATGAAGCTTTGGATGACCACACACTTTTATTGATGGCCACAACATCTTGTGCTCCTGCTGGGTTTGGTTCTTCAAATTTCAGATATTTCAAGACCATACTTCCAACATGCTGTGTAAAAAGAATGAATCGATGGCCACATATGCTGAACTCATCAACGAGGGAGTAGATGTCTGTGGTGTTGTAGTACAGACTACTGATTTCACTTACTGATGCTTCCTGCTCTGTTCTGAATGGAAGTTTAAAAAGTGTACCAGTGTATTTGTAAGGGGAGTCCTGAGCTAGAGGAAGCTGGCAATTGAAGACATTAATGAAAGGTCTGAATTGATTAGGGAATTTTCTCAGCCTTTTCTGTTGCTTGCTCCAGTTGATTTTGATCCCTGGATTAGACCTGTCTCTGATGTGCTTGCTGATGTGATTGATGTTTGGATCAAACATGATCATGAATTCTCTGCTCATGATGATGGGGATGTCAGTAACGTGATAAACTGAGTTGAACCCCAATCCAAACTTGCCAACTTTGTCTGCTTCACATCTCTTCACCGATCCACCTAACCTTGTGATATTGAGAAAGTCTGTGTCAGAAAATACAGAGTTGTTGAAAGACCACAAGGACGGCCCATGGCAAACAATCATGCCAGGGTCAAGGAGATTCTCtctgatgtcagtgttttttctcatgTCAATTAGGAAACTGCACTCTGTTGCACTTGCATCATCAGCATTCTGGAGGAGCTCTTTAAAAATGTCTGCTACGGATGGATACTCTTCCAAGATGTTCTTTATTCTTACTGTTAGAGGTTCTCTTTGGCCTGATTGTTCAAAGCCGAGGTTCTCTGGGTTTATCAGCCTCGTGCTCAGACATGGCACCTTCAGCCACTCTGCGGTTTTCATGGGGATGTCATCGTGGACTAATATGATGGGCTCTGAGGCATCTTCAAGTAAATCGTTTAAATCTTCAACTTTAACATCACAATATGTGCATTCATGAATTGGCTTCATGGCTAATTTGTTTGGGTCCTTGTAACAAAGAATTGGCACATGCATATTAGTATCTATATCTATGTGACTGTTGTACAGCCATCTCAGGATGTTGATTAAAAGTAGGATATCATGATGACTTTCTTCCTTGCTGATCTCTCCCTCACATCTTTGTTGGATAGTGCTTATGACTTCGAACACATGGCTTGGGATAACTTCTTCAACTGAGCCACAAAATTTGAAAAGTTTGTGAAACTTTCTAATTGTCTTTGGAAGGGAGTACAGATAAGGCTGTAAGTCAAGATCAGGGAGCGGTTTCAGGACCGTGTGGCTTGGTGATGAAAATGTCTTTCCTGTCCACACCCAATCGAAAGGCAGTGATTTCATTGCTTCTCTTGCATCCTCAAGGTGAGCCTGCATAAAGGCATAGATTTCAAATAAGATCTGCTGAAACTGATACCAATCCTCTGTGGTAAATGCTTGAGATTTATGCCAGTCGTTCACTGCTTTCAGGTGTTGCAATACTTGATCCACCTGGGGTTCTACAGTGAGCTTAAGTGCCTTCTTCATACCTGCAGATGTGTGTTCAATGAGTGCGACTGAAGATCCCACAAGCACTGCATGGGATATGTCACACATTTCAGACAGAGAGCATATATTGAGAGTATCTCCAACCCAGGTAAGAGTTTTAGGGTAAGTTGGTGGTCTTTCCTTGCAGACAGGAACCCATTTCAGTTTTAACAATGAAATTTGGGCATCAGCTGATTTTACCAGCTTAGTTTGTCTGTTGAGTATCTGCAGAagtgtttttgcctttttgatGATGAAATCCCACTCAGGTTCATTGCTTCTTTGTAACTCATCTATTTTATTTGCAACCTGGACTACATCTTGTTCACTGAGCTGTACTTCATTTCTTAGTCCCAGTTGTCGGAGTGAATGTAGAATATCAGCGGAAGACATGAACGTACTTGTGGGAAACCTTGTCTTCTCTTCCATGTAGAACAGATTCTGTAAAATCTCCAACTCAGGGTCAAAAAGATCAGAGGCTCTGACTGAGTTTCCACATGGCAGCTGGATAAACTTGATAGCAGAAAGCCATCGGATCACAGCAGAATTTTCattctttaaaaatgtcagatttttgaGAGCCCAAAGCATGATCTGTGCTATCTCATCTGTTGCATAGAAACCCCTCTCAATATCCCGAATCATGAATTTCAAACATTCTGTTGTTTTCACCTGTTCCACATTTAGCATCTTGGTGAGGCGGATTGTTTCCTCATCACAACAACCCACAAGATTTACAGATAATTTCACATCTGGTGGATACTTGGCTCTATGATGTAAAACTCTAGCTCCTCTCAGTGATGTATATGCTGGGGTCCCTTCAGAGCAGATCCCTACTTTCTCAAAGATGGAAAGTTCAAGCAgggtgtgtttttccttctccgTTATGTCAGACAGTCCTGCAAGAAAGTGTCTCAGTGCAATCTTCTCTTTAACTGAGAATGAAGAGACGTGGCTGGATAATCGCTGTGTTGCTAATCTATCCATAATTTGCAACAGCATGCCAGGAGAGGACGGGTGGATGTAATACTTTAGCAGAGGGTGCTGCAAACATGGATCCAGATTTTTTATAACAACTGCTCCAAGCCTTTCCATGATAGAAATAAGGATCTCAGAAAGCTGCACTTCCTTCTGGTCCACATAAATAATGGGGGACGGAGTTTTGATACGTAGAAGCTTAACTTTGTCCACGCTTTCCTCAAGTGGCCCACAT encodes:
- the sacs gene encoding sacsin isoform X1 translates to MTFCQDPWLPWVTVRHEYIGPRSYQVPPVTSLLEVKQLLYEETNLPVKEQRLTHNGKVLDDRVQIGTLVPTGSPEISITLEGRGLKGGGRFGQTTPPLVEFLKDILRRYPEGGQILKELIQNAEDAGASEVKFMYDETEHGVESLWSPDMAQHQGSALYVYNDAVFTMEDWNGIQEIARSRKREDPLKVGRFGIGFNSVYHITDVPSIFSGDQIAMLDPHQTLFGVNESGQCWNLKTDIKEITELADQFAPYSGMFGSSEETIQDGSFPGTLFRFPLRMKPSQLSGNIYNKEKILELFESFKADADTVLLFLKSVQKVSLHVRESDGTERMLFQVTATENTDDKLERPNALKTLGQAIDNYNNGVSSSTITCVTYQVNMETQDETAKETQRTSWLVCNGVGGRGMCPELDSLADDLKFMPTIGIALPLTLINREDVGATSGFSGRAFCFLPLPPGEESETGLPVHVSGFFGLTDNRRSIKWREVDQWRDPAALWNELLIITVIPRAYFTLITDTIKRVQTKKDQDFPLSPTGTYEAWPNPKQVKSRWKPILQPLFHELAQQEVIYSLSDNWIRVDQAVFSELDTEEDISETVINYLQSSGTQVAKVPAAVDSVLVTYIAESTEVRKVTPSLLRQVIRKCKHKGPSQEKLLLLEFVLSDANYSDLIGLELLPRQDETFTTFSSCVSDKDAIYIASEEYPRSLYPGLECRFLLESIKPSVMDCLKKAAKTRVQKYLWGCSGRTCTQLQVLNPERSARLIKEILSTAWPTRDFIVQWEPGNRELKHPTVSWLKIIWKHLYIHFADDLSMFEDLPLIPCGPLEESVDKVKLLRIKTPSPIIYVDQKEVQLSEILISIMERLGAVVIKNLDPCLQHPLLKYYIHPSSPGMLLQIMDRLATQRLSSHVSSFSVKEKIALRHFLAGLSDITEKEKHTLLELSIFEKVGICSEGTPAYTSLRGARVLHHRAKYPPDVKLSVNLVGCCDEETIRLTKMLNVEQVKTTECLKFMIRDIERGFYATDEIAQIMLWALKNLTFLKNENSAVIRWLSAIKFIQLPCGNSVRASDLFDPELEILQNLFYMEEKTRFPTSTFMSSADILHSLRQLGLRNEVQLSEQDVVQVANKIDELQRSNEPEWDFIIKKAKTLLQILNRQTKLVKSADAQISLLKLKWVPVCKERPPTYPKTLTWVGDTLNICSLSEMCDISHAVLVGSSVALIEHTSAGMKKALKLTVEPQVDQVLQHLKAVNDWHKSQAFTTEDWYQFQQILFEIYAFMQAHLEDAREAMKSLPFDWVWTGKTFSSPSHTVLKPLPDLDLQPYLYSLPKTIRKFHKLFKFCGSVEEVIPSHVFEVISTIQQRCEGEISKEESHHDILLLINILRWLYNSHIDIDTNMHVPILCYKDPNKLAMKPIHECTYCDVKVEDLNDLLEDASEPIILVHDDIPMKTAEWLKVPCLSTRLINPENLGFEQSGQREPLTVRIKNILEEYPSVADIFKELLQNADDASATECSFLIDMRKNTDIRENLLDPGMIVCHGPSLWSFNNSVFSDTDFLNITRLGGSVKRCEADKVGKFGLGFNSVYHVTDIPIIMSREFMIMFDPNINHISKHIRDRSNPGIKINWSKQQKRLRKFPNQFRPFINVFNCQLPLAQDSPYKYTGTLFKLPFRTEQEASVSEISSLYYNTTDIYSLVDEFSICGHRFILFTQHVGSMVLKYLKFEEPNPAGAQDVVAINKSVWSSKASYGPLSILKSAAKVMKKVASTNKVPADVPKSGCIIRVVVEEYHNVFKRIVDLHSPLFRSPEEDPNQYFEMAAKGVQTRRLTDEMPQKAVEVTNWLICSCMDITEALKFSLSDSGKRLGLVPCGGVAVLLSEEENRKWSVKTNVTPIGEVFCYLPLRIKTGLPVHINGCFAVTSNRKEIWKTDTKGQWNSVFMRHVIVQAYLAALTMLRSMAESGELLDYSYYAAWPDPSQVHDDFTLISQGVYQEIAKGGDSQQAKLFSDGKTWVSIKYVRFLDDTLLCRADIGPAAFKIFLKYLKKTGSQNLCAVELPDWVKDGFDDAGCKGKLMENTLTETQFFSDVFFPNIQGIDKELRDPLMHYVLNEKLEDFASILSVTPCIPCSGPKEELVLPCRLIHPEGRVAKLYSPDDGRFPEGTSKDYLNPVCLVKLVQLGMVKDDLSWEDLLERAQSVIDLNQSDHMAACFRSSILLSLIDEKLKMRDTAAPELLEKIQDIKFLPFLTRPAGFSLPWHGNSFSQSTMFSARELFTTEHQDTVCLMKPILNENSPSFKGCGAMSLAVKDSLGLIRKPSVLLVISQLKKLSQSFDGVTLYQENITNACYKYLHEEMLQDENAKVQITNELKAFNSILVENTYVNPSKVAFHLNFDASPHLYQLPNKYRNSCRELFENVGVQPSFTVEDFSAVLETVKQECGRRTLTEDNFQLCRRIISEGIWSLIRDKNQEYCRANYGGIMLPDSNLTLQQSKSLCFNDCPWIKVRDSSVKYCHGDIPREVAVKLGAVPKRHKALERYASNVCFTTLGSEFGQKEKLTSRIKSILNAYPSEKEMLKELLQNADDAKATEIYFVFDPRTHPTDRIFDDKWIPMQGPALCVYNNQPFTEDDVRGIQNLGRGTKEANPGKTGQYGIGFNSVYHITDCPSFISNNDILCIFDPHAQFAPGATSVSPGRMFRDLDCDFRSQFSDVLNLYLGAHFKLERSTMFRFPIRSVDMSRTSEISSVPASDRMVQNLLDKLKTDGAELLMFLNHMEKISICEIDNASGDLKVLYSVTAKITDGDRLKRKQFHASVIDSVTKKKQLTAIPVQQITYTMDIEDTEGNLTTWMICNRSGFPNIENVSKSVISAHKNEDITLFPRGGVAACVSHNYKKPHRAFCFLPLSLETGLPFHVNGHFALDSARRNLWRDDNGVGVRSDWNYNLMTSLIAPACVELLLQLKRRYFPGPDPTLTVLQGTPLHVAKDTLRKYLFFFPSNRFDIQPDWYCLVKAVYHCIHADLKRLLPVVRAAQTDNSDMHSAIYISWVNTSIANKGRAFFDNLLQDELHHLKNTEYNITSRKSVAENVYRLKTLLLDIGFNLVHSCDETVNLYSCLEDAGIPVSYVTPEDVRSFLYTFSSPDTSCHVGKLPCRLQQSNYRLVHNLKLLFDYCFKDIEADEIKIEGLPLLLTMDNMLQVFDTKRPKFLTSYHELISARKELFMNSLYIRYNTILLKVGAAKVFDISSFGDLLGSVLPREYRTRVPVKWRDTFASESWLKNVWNFISENIAVKDDQVDIKPTFDTMLDILKDWALLPGIKFMARERIVVPEHDVLLPLSLISIALFPQGQNDKVFHTLMKAGCIQLAVPKICAKENPIISFLAQHTANIESPSSILKAVEYMIQTSAFKASNLTDKDFEALLLYFNCNLANLTQQDVQTLKLLPCFKSVSGRYISIATYGTNYVLAKDIPTADIEKWSHTASFSFLTDNPQLKELYTFLGCMPIDDKEIYLQHLLPKFESFSYDAKVKHIVYLKETLMSMEESCKVKNQLYEKLEGLSFMYDNSNRLRPAKFFYDETVKVFEVMLPAKSFIPSDFFKKVEQVSKPKNGTLLLSSWITFLRNIGLKHEMSQQQVLQFAKEVSIKAQTESWSKEKVQTTVDVLLTHIFTERTDLFQGSFLKELSMIPFLCPERAPKELIKLHSQYQEMSGTLPLIRFNGSQVNPKFKQTDIIHLLWTSCPILPEKATPTSIKDQEGSTLTGQEQLDQVLNMLGVSLDPPLEKVISNCKNICNISSPEDEMVKTRNKVLRSTYEFLNADKRDFRHQLRGVAFVMVEDGWKLLKPEEVVINLDNESDFKPYLYKLPLELGTFHQLFKLLGTEDVVSTKQYVEVLWRIYRNSEGKQLDPNEMRTVKRVVSGLFKSLHNDPVEIRKDLENLKDLLFYLPSNDGRLAKSNSLVFDDAPHYKSRIQGNVGVQMLVDMSQCYLGKDYSFHTKLIMLLPQKLRPRLLSSILEEQLDEDSPKMCQFGALCSLQGRLQLLLSSEQFITGLIRIMKHENDNTYIVNEDKAIRLCKALCEGLKVSCFDKLQTTLRVKGCSPIPHSRSETLAFLKRYGTSVIHLYIQHSDSKDINFLLALAMTLKSATDNLISDTSYLIAMLGCNDIYRITEKLDSLGVKYDATEPSKLELPLPGTPIPAEIHHTLLMDPMNVFYPGEYVGYLVDSEGGDMYGSYQPTYTYAIIVQEVEREEQENTSFLGKCFQIDIGYSEYKIVSSLDLYKFSRQDESANVRDANAPSTPTSPESRFPGVRMIPPLFASKENLRPPPQKELPKKIKLHALPEILKEVTLVIEQAWKLSETERKKIIRRLYLKWHPDKNADNLDFATEVFKHLQKEISRLEKQSLADQQNADRASRRSFSSSSTRFQSEKFSFQRFYSSWNQEATSHKSERQQFREHYASYAGSSHSHRFFVPPTFKTVGNPVEARRWLRQARANYSAARNDLHKNANEWVCFKCYLATKLALIAADYAVRGKSDKDVKPTALAQKVEEYSTQLTGLANDVQILEGYGVDSLRTRYPDLLPFPQIPNDRFTSEVAMRVMECTARIIIKLETFVQQKI